From a single Miscanthus floridulus cultivar M001 chromosome 8, ASM1932011v1, whole genome shotgun sequence genomic region:
- the LOC136475055 gene encoding transcription factor MYB36-like translates to MGRAPCCDKASVKKGPWSLEEDAKLKAYIEEHGTGGNWIALPQKIGLKRCGKSCRLRWLNYLRPNIKHGDFTEEEEHIICSLYISIGSRWSIIAAQLPGRTDNDIKNYWNTKLKKKLLGKRAPSRRVRANQDPYLAAGGGNMCSTIGVVNNNSAAAATSTQALSASALERIQLHMRLQGMYGAFGCSGDGNDNSNAAAVAAVPQWPKLEALLQANRLLPGSLPTDAMATTVSVQQHHQHLVDHQSLATGAGDAAAVEGKQHLSSADGETYMAPPGGGFFERPKLGFYSPSAEEAAASVEMNSGAPMVGGGYGGAGFGPHHHHDELYDFLYSKYGSVGGLAHDGHVPTLPELQCPDGAAVVGDDEKLSAWTASACDYGATGSHQTQQGNSIGSSLHDYVLGGYDQ, encoded by the exons ATGGGGAGGGCGCCGTGCTGCGACAAGGCGAGCGTGAAGAAAGGGCCGTGGTCGCTGGAGGAGGACGCCAAGCTCAAGGCCTACATCGAGGAGCACGGCACCGGCGGCAACTGGATCGCGCTGCCGCAGAAGATTG GACTGAAGAGATGCGGGAAAAGCTGCAGGCTGAGATGGCTCAATTATCTGAGGCCAAATATTAAGCATGGTGACTTCACAGAAGAAGAGGAGCATATCATTTGCAGCCTCTACATTAGCATTGGAAGCAG GTGGTCCATCATTGCAGCGCAGTTGCCAGGGCGAACGGACAACGACATCAAGAACTACTGGAACACCAAGCTGAAGAAGAAGCTCCTCGGGAAGCGCGCGCCGTCGCGGCGCGTGAGGGCGAACCAGGATCCCTACCTCGCCGCGGGGGGCGGCAACATGTGTAGCACCATCGGCGTCGTCAATAAcaacagcgccgccgccgcgacgtcCACGCAAGCCCTAAGCGCGTCGGCTCTCGAGCGGATCCAGCTCCACATGCGCCTCCAAGGCATGTACGGCGCGTTCGGCTGCAGCGGCGACGGCAACGACAACAgcaacgccgccgccgtcgcggcgGTGCCGCAGTGGCCGAAGCTTGAGGCGCTTCTACAGGCCAACAGGCTGCTCCCGGGGTCGCTGCCGACGGACGCCATGGCCACAACCGTGAGCGTGCAACAGCACCATCAGCATCTGGTCGACCACCAGAGCCTTGCCACCGGCGCCGGTGACGCCGCAGCTGTCGAGGGCAAGCAACACCTCAGCTCTGCCGATGGGGAAACCTACATGGCGCCGCCAGGAGGAGGCTTTTTCGAGCGGCCCAAGCTAGGGTTTTACTCTCCATCCGCCGAGGAAGCTGCCGCCAGCGTAGAGATGAACTCGGGCGCGCCGATGGTTggtggcggctacggcggcgccgGATTCGGACCGCATCATCATCACGACGAGCTATACGATTTCCTGTACAGCAAGTACGGATCAGTGGGCGGGCTGGCGCACGACGGGCACGTTCCAACGTTGCCGGAGCTGCAGTGCCCGGACGGCGCTGCCGTCGTCGGAGACGATGAGAAGCTCTCGGCGTGGACCGCGTCCGCCTGCGATTATGGCGCGACCGGCAGCCACCAGACCCAGCAGGGAAACTCCATTGGTAGCAGTCTGCACGATTACGTGCTAGGCGGCTATGATCAATGA
- the LOC136478243 gene encoding uncharacterized protein, giving the protein MAPSAAAPVGSEAEGAPRMAKFLCSFGGSILPRPLDGCLRYVGGETRIVMLPRDISYADLAARMRELYKDADIIKYQQPDEDLDALVSVVNDDDVVNMMEEYDKVIATGEAFTRLRIFLFSQHLDDDAASVAVHYNVDERETERRYVDALNSLGDVRSPSSPVSVEQLFGIGGNDSGIPDFAGLRHLNVPRPSHSQRYGEMDSPWSPAYVSPGQYGVHDPRDFPISPSSARFQVGAEDFDERIPDDFVRQSPKYRHYEAQSPSHMDNLVWLPPGAVIQQNAGFPGNLSRSNNFLDGNSGCDHCRSPFQKGQGSVSDPIYMNPRWTRPVQQHFDQASMINDYPSHHASSCSDYCRPGEHYVGGQDVRLENGVYVKEQNDGHPSVFYNESHPHDRVWHAHTNQSHQRYEDPRLHHPANGRVIEPYIVDANSVNSAFAPNKVYEMHSASLGRSSHESPHYFHGSSELINDTYHNQQVGGSGSYVQPAGFEESPGQHYNHSSAYGADSFYQMQQNLPPIQSLRRRANSPVHTASPYDSPHLPIPNGSINMNFVRNTGDVSPRIPGLPGYDRMPNPWTPPNGNIPYRVVGHDVPAAMENTSALGPRSNPTAAQYIQPFIAPGSIQHQPGAPLREVHPERAYPEPMPADSKVAVSALPLTDQLSRLDANTVKKLEGPDDVNSTRNVNETTPLHAVNEPSTLPHHVGAVHEVDPKQEKPTKHESRQKQHEAGATALQECGDISEDRLNFLPELIASVKKAALEDAAETQIAQSDANAAVSPVPDDDDNGKKLDEATAGNTDANEDSDLQGSLDRQKSSKIESTTAETEALSKGLQTIQNDDLEEIRELGSGTYGAVYHGKWRGCDVAIKRIKASCFAGRPSERERLIADFWKEALILSSLHHPNVVSFYGVVRDGPDGSLATVTEFMVNGSLKQFLRKKDRTIDRRKRVILAMDAAFGMEYLHGKNIVHFDLKCENLLVNMRDPQRPICKIGDLGLSKVKQHTLVSGGVRGTLPWMAPELLSGKSNMVSEKIDVYSFGIVMWELLTGEEPYSDMRAAGIIGGIVNDSLRPQIPSWCDPEWKGLMESCWSSDPAERPSFTDISQRLRKMAAAMNVK; this is encoded by the exons ATGGCGCCCTCTGCCGCAGCCCCGGTCGGCTCTGAGGCTGAGGGGGCACCACGCATGGCCAAGTTCCTCTGCAGCTTTGGAGGCAGTATCCTTCCCCGACCACTCGATGGCTGTCTTCGATATGTTGGCGGTGAGACAAGGATTGTCATGTTGCCGCGTGACATATCATATGCTGACCTAGCTGCACGGATGAGAGAGCTCTACAAGGATGCTGACATCATCAAATACCAGCAACCTGATGAGGATCTGGATGCGCTGGTCTCGGTTGTGAACGACGACGATGTGGTGAACATGATGGAGGAGTATGACAAGGTCATTGCCACAGGGGAGGCGTTCACTCGGCTCAGGATCTTCTTATTTTCTCAGCATTTGGATGATGATGCTGCATCAGTGGCCGTGCATTACAATGTAGACGAGAGGGAAACAGAGAGGAGGTATGTAGATGCGCTCAACAGCCTTGGTGATGTTAGGTCACCTTCCTCCCCTGTATCTGTGGAGCAGCTTTTTGGCATTGGAGGCAATGATTCAGGAATTCCAGATTTTGCTGGCTTGAGACATTTGAATGTCCCTCGTCCATCACATAGTCAGAGGTATGGAGAGATGGATTCCCCTTGGAGCCCTGCATATGTCTCACCAGGCCAGTACGGAGTGCATGATCCAAGGGATTTTCCAATTTCACCATCATCTGCAAGGTTCCAAGTAGGAGCGGAGGATTTTGATGAGAGGATTCCTGACGACTTTGTAAGGCAGTCACCAAAATATCGGCATTATGAGGCCCAGTCACCATCACATATGGATAATTTAGTCTGGCTTCCACCTGGTGCTGTAATTCAGCAAAATGCAGGCTTTCCTGGTAATTTGAGCCGGTCCAACAATTTTTTGGATGGGAACAGTGGATGTGATCACTGCCGTTCACCATTCCAGAAGGGTCAAGGTTCAGTGAGTGATCCTATCTATATGAATCCTCGTTGGACTCGGCCAGTCCAACAACATTTTGACCAAGCAAGCATGATTAATGATTATCCAAGTCACCATGCTAGTTCTTGTTCAGATTACTGCCGCCCTGGTGAGCATTATGTGGGAGGTCAAGATGTTAGATTGGAAAATGGTGTTTATGTTAAAGAGCAAAATGATGGTCATCCTTCCGTGTTTTATAATGAGTCACATCCTCACGATAGAGTCTGGCATGCGCATACCAACCAAAGTCATCAGCGGTATGAGGATCCAAGGCTGCATCATCCTGCTAATGGTAGAGTGATCGAGCCATACATTGTCGATGCCAACTCTGTAAATTCAGCATTTGCACCAAACAAAGTATATGAAATGCATTCAGCATCTCTTGGTCGTTCTAGCCATGAAAGTCCTCACTATTTTCATGGTAGCAGTGAGCTCATAAATGACACGTATCACAACCAACAAGTTGGAGGCAGTGGGTCGTATGTGCAGCCAGCAGGGTTTGAAGAATCCCCTGGTCAGCATTACAACCACTCTTCGGCCTATGGTGCAGATTCCTTTTACCAAATGCAGCAGAATTTGCCACCCATTCAGTCTCTGAGGAGGAGAGCGAACAGCCCTGTTCACACTGCCTCACCATATGATTCCCCACACCTGCCAATACCAAATGGGAGCATTAACATGAACTTTGTTAGAAATACAGGTGATGTCAGTCCCAGGATACCAGGTCTACCTGGATATGATCGAATGCCAAACCCATGGACTCCTCCCAATGGCAACATACCATATAGAGTTGTTGGGCATGATGTTCCTGCTGCCATGGAAAATACTAGTGCTTTAGGTCCTAGGTCTAATCCAACTGCTGCTCAGTATATTCAGCCTTTTATTGCTCCTGGATCAATCCAGCATCAACCTGGAGCTCCATTGAGGGAGGTTCATCCTGAAAGAGCATACCCTGAACCCATGCCGGCTGATAGCAAAGTAGCTGTTTCTGCATTGCCCCTCACTGATCAATTATCCAGGTTGGATGCAAACACAGTGAAGAAACTTGAAGGTCCGGATGATGTTAACTCTACTCGAAATGTGAATGAAACAACTCCTTTGCATGCTGTGAATGAACCAAGTACCTTACCCCACCATGTTGGAGCTGTACATGAAGTCGATCCTAAGCAGGAGAAGCCAACCAAACATGAAAGCAGGCAAAAGCAACATGAAGCTGGGGCTACAGCACTGCAGGAATGTGGGGATATTTCAGAGGATAGATTGAATTTCCTTCCTGAATTAATTGCCTCTGTTAAAAAGGCAGCACTGGAAGATGCTGCTGAGACACAAATAGCCCAATCAGATGCTAATGCTGCTGTTTCACCTGTTCCTGATGATGACGATAATGGAAAGAAGTTGGATGAGGCAACTGCTGGT AATACCGATGCAAATGAGGACTCTGATTTGCAAGGAAGCCTTGATCGGCAGAAGAGCTCCAAGATTGAGTCCACAACTGCTGAAACTGAAGCTTTGTCAAAAGGACTACAG ACTATACAAaatgatgatttggaggaaatTAGAGAGCTGGGTTCAGGTACTTATGGGGCGGTCTATCATGGTAAATGGAGGGGATGTGATGTTGCTATTAAAAGAATAAAAGCAAGTTGCTTTGCTGGAAGACCATCTGAGAGAGAGCGTTTG ATTGCGGATTTCTGGAAAGAAGCTCTGATCCTAAGCTCACTTCATCATCCAAATGTGGTTTCATTTTATGGTGTAGTTCGTGATGGTCCAGATGGAAGTTTAGCAACTGTTACTGAGTTTATGGTCAATGGGTCTCTCAAACAGTTCCTGAGGAAAAAAGACAG GACAATAGATCGTCGGAAGAGAGTAATATTAGCCATGGATGCTGCATTTGGCATGGAGTATTTGCATGGGAAGAATATAGTCCATTTTGACCTGAAGTGTGAGAATCTACTGGTGAACATGAGGGATCCGCAGCGACCAATCTGCAAG ATCGGTGATCTCGGACTATCTAAGGTTAAACAACATACTTTGGTATCTGGTGGTGTTAGAGGAACCTTACCATGGATGGCACCAGAGCTTCTGAGTGGGAAAAGTAATATGGTGTCAGAGAAG ATCGACGTCTATTCGTTTGGAATTGTCATGTGGGAGCTGCTTACTGGGGAAGAGCCATACTCTGATATGCGTGCTGCTGGAATTATTG GGGGCATTGTAAACGATTCCCTACGTCCTCAAATCCCTTCGTGGTGTGATCCTGAGTGGAAGGGGTTGATGGAAAGCTGTTGGTCCAGTGATCCAGCTGAGAGACCGTCCTTCACTGATATATCTCAAAGGTTGAGGAAAATGGCCGCTGCAATGAATGTGAAGTAA